The following are encoded together in the Cuculus canorus isolate bCucCan1 chromosome 31, bCucCan1.pri, whole genome shotgun sequence genome:
- the LOC128849641 gene encoding zinc finger protein OZF-like — protein MEQLPSRCCGASERRRHLEVTTMQESYESLILLDFPVPKPNVISRLELEEELGVPDPNDSKEWEILRVAPTADDGTGSENEEADPPEPDGSELAQRDVLLSQGAEEGLPEPSLLGDTCQSPWKPRSSAEEPLPLRPRGRGGRRRCAAAKSCRQCEKTFSRRSELLVHQRLHTGEKPYKCLDCGKSFTRSSNRNAHQRLHRGDRPHKCGDCGKSFGQSSDLAKHQRLHGGQRPYGCSKCGKSFSWSSDLVVHQRIHTGERPYACPQCGKSFNRSSNLNSHRRIHLGERPYECGDCGKSFSYSSAFLKHRRIHTGEKPFQCDGCGKSFLESSALSRHRRVHSGESPFRCGECGKSFKQSSTLLTHLRTHSGEKPFQCGDCGKSFVVSSALLRHQRIHLGGKPFSCSDCGKSFGLSAHLLRHHRRSHPGEKAPSVTIPNTCAECWQSFSQNSDLVKHMRIHTGEKPYACAHCGKRFNVSSNLIRHQRIHTGEKPYGCADCGKSFTDKSTLTQHRRIHTGEKPYACADCGKSFSRSSHHKRHQRTHAGQSAAAAAAMLPLWPCPDAPR, from the exons ATGGAGCAGCTCCCAAGCCG GTGCTGCGGAGCTTCGGAGCGGCGTCGGCATCTGGAGGTCACCACCATGCAGGAGAGCTACGAGTCCCTGATCCTACTGG ATTTCCCGGTTCCCAAACCCAACGTCATCTCccggttggaactggaggaagAGTTGGGGGTCCCGGATCCCAATGACTCCAAGGAATGGGAGATCCTTCGGGTGGCTCCAACAG CAGACGATGGAACGGGAAGCGAGAACGAAGAGGCGGATCCTCCTGAGCCCGATGGCTCCGAGTTGGCCCAACGGGATGTCCTCCTGTCCCAGGGCGCCGAGGAAGGTCTTCCCGAGCCCTCCCTCCTTGGAGACACGTGCCAGAGCCCCTGGAAGCCCCGGAGCTCCGCGGAGGAGCCTCTGCCGTTGCGCCCCCGCGGCCGAGGAGGTCGTCGCCGTTGCGCCGCGGCCAAATCCTGCCGGCAGTGCGAGAAGACCTTCTCCCGGCGCTCGGAGCTTCTCGTCCACCAACGGCTCCACACGGGGGAGAAGCCCTACAAGTGCCTGGACTGCGGGAAGAGCTTCACGCGCAGCTCCAACCGCAACGCCCACCAACGCCTCCACCGCGGGGATCGGCCCCACAAGTGCGGCGACTGCGGGAAGAGCTTCGGCCAAAGCTCCGATTTGGCCAAACACCAACGGCTCCACGGCGGCCAACGGCCCTACGGCTGCTCCAAGTGCGGGAAGAGCTTCAGCTGGAGCTCCGACCTGGTGGTCCACCAACGCATCCACACCGGCGAACGCCCCTACGCGTGTCCGCAGTGCGGCAAAAGCTTCAACCGGAGCTCCAACCTCAACAGCCACCGCCGCATCCACTTGGGCGAACGCCCCTACGAGTGCGGGGACTGCGGGAAGAGCTTCAGCTACAGCTCCGCCTTCCTCAAGCACCGACGGATCCACACGGGAGAGAAACCCTTCCAGTGCGACGGCTGCGGGAAGAGCTTCTTGGAGAGTTCGGCTCTGAGCCGACACCGACGCGTCCACAGCGGCGAAAGCCCCTTCCGGTGCGGAGAGTGCGGGAAGAGCTTCAAGCAGAGCTCAACGCTCCTCACCCACCTCCGCACTCACAGCGGAGAGAAGCCCTTCCAGTGCGGAGACTGCGGGAAGAGCTTCGTGGTCAGCTCGGCTCTGCTCCGGCACCAACGGATCCACCTGGG CGGAAAACCCTTCTCCTGCTCGGATTGCGGCAAAAGCTTCGGCCTCAGCGCCCATTTGCTGCGGCACCACCGGCGCTCCCACCC CGGCGAGAAAGCGCCGTCGGTGACCATTCCCAACACGTGCGCCGAGTGCTGGCAGAGCTTCAGCCAAAACTCCGATCTGGTGAAGCACATGCGGATCCACACCGGCGAGAAGCCCTACGCCTGCGCGCACTGCGGCAAACGCTTCAACGTCAGCTCCAACCTCATCCGCCACCAACGCATCCACACCGGCGAGAAACCCTACGGCTGCGCCGACTGCGGCAAAAGCTTCACCGACAAATCGACGCTGACCCAACACCGCCGGATCCACACCGGCGAGAAGCCCTACGCCTGCGCCGACTGCGGCAAAAGCTTCAGCCGCAGCTCCCACCACAAACGGCACCAGCGGACGCACGCCGGGCAgagcgccgccgccgccgccgccatgcTGCCGCTCTGGCCCTGTCCCGACGCCCCGCGGTAG
- the LOC128849640 gene encoding 1-acyl-sn-glycerol-3-phosphate acyltransferase alpha-like, whose product MLPFKRGAFHLAVQAQVPVVPIVISSYRHFYSKRERRFTAGRCVIEVLPPLPTRGLGPADVPALTERVRAAMLDAFEALEDELRPTAPPAAPH is encoded by the exons ATGCTGCCCTTCAAGCGCGGAGCCTTTCACCTCGCAGTGCAGGCACAG GTTCCGGTGGTTCCCATCGTCATTTCGTCCTATCGGCATTTCTACAGCAAACGGGAGCGGCGCTTCACGGCCG GGCGGTGCGTGATCGAGGTGCTGCCGCCGCTGCCGACGCGGGGCCTGGGCCCGGCCGACGTCCCGGCGCTGACGGAGCGCGTGCGCGCCGCCATGCTCGACGCCTTCGAGGCGCTGGAGGACGAACTGCGCCCCACggcgccgcccgccgcgcccCACTGA
- the LOC128849633 gene encoding putative protein FAM47C, translating into MKRLHPAPTDPPGMKRFHPAPTDPPGMKRFHPAPMDPSEKKRFHPAPTDPPEVKMFHLAPTDPPEVKRFHPAPMDPPEVKMFHLAPMDPPEVKRFHLAPMDPPEVKRFHLAPMDPPEVKMFHPAPMDPPEVKRFHPAPMDPPEVKRFHLAPTDPPEVKRFHPAPMDPPEVKRFHPAPMDPPEVKRFHLAPTDPPEVKMFHPAPMDPPEVKMFHPAPMDPPEVKRFHLAPMDPPEVKMFHPAPMDPPEVKRFHLAPMDPPEVKRFHLAPMDPPEVKRFLIRVSPSMELSSMEPEGTPKLLRCVWIGKPRPFWSSLGWT; encoded by the exons ATGAAGAGGCTCCATCCGGCACCAACGGATCCACCTGGGATGAAGAGGTTCCATCCGGCACCAACGGATCCACCTGGGATGAAGAGGTTCCATCCGGCACCGATGGATCCATCTGAGAAGAAGAGGTTCCATCCGGCACCAACGGATCCACCTGAGGTGAAGATGTTCCATTTGGCACCAACGGATCCACCTGAGGTGAAGAGGTTCCATCCGGCACCGATGGATCCACCTGAG GTGAAGATGTTCCATTTGGCACCGATGGATCCACCTGAGGTGAAGAGGTTCCATTTGGCACCGATGGATCCACCTGAGGTGAAGAGGTTCCATTTGGCACCGATGGATCCACCTGAGGTGAAGATGTTCCATCCGGCACCGATGGATCCACCTGAGGTGAAGAGGTTCCATCCGGCACCGATGGATCCACCTGAGGTGAAGAGGTTCCATTTGGCACCGACGGATCCACCTGAGGTGAAGAGGTTCCATCCGGCACCGATGGATCCACCTGAGGTGAAGAGGTTCCATCCGGCACCGATGGATCCACCTGAGGTGAAGAGGTTCCATTTGGCACCGACGGATCCACCTGAGGTGAAGATGTTCCATCCGGCACCGATGGATCCACCTGAGGTGAAGATGTTCCATCCGGCACCGATGGATCCACCTGAGGTGAAGAGGTTCCATTTGGCACCGATGGATCCACCTGAGGTGAAGATGTTCCATCCGGCACCGATGGATCCACCTGAGGTGAAGAGGTTCCATTTGGCACCGATGGATCCACCTGAGGTGAAGAGGTTCCATTTGGCACCGATGGATCCACCTGAGGTGAAGAGGTTCCTCATCCGGGTTTCTCCTTCCATGGAGTTGAGCTCGATGGAGCCGGAGGGGACTCCAAAGCTTCTTAGATGCGTCTGGATCGGGAAGCCAAGACCCTTCTGGAGCTCATTGGGGTGGACTTGA